A region of the Stieleria neptunia genome:
ATTCTGGGCGTCGGCGACCGACAGCTTCGGAGCGGCGGCGCGGTCGTCGGTCTCGATCTTGATCGCGGCTCGTTCGCCCGAGGCGTGCTTGGCGGAGGCGGCGTTTCCTGACCCGACCGAGCGGGCGGCGTAGACGGGCCTGGATTCACGCACGGCGCCTGGGCGGTCGCCGTCTGGGTGGTCGGCATCTGGGCGGTCGGCCGATTCGCCCGGTGCGGGCGAACTCGGCGGCTGAGACACACCCAAAATCGCGGCGGCCGTGGAAGCGACCACCGGCGTTGCCGGTGACGCGGGTTCCGGTTCGGCGTGCTGCAAGGCGGCGAACCCTTGGACTTGATCGGCCACGGGAGCTGCGGATTTGTCGATGGAACTTTCATCGGGCAAAACGTCGGCGGCGTCGCCGGTCAAGTCGTCCGGCGAGAATAGGGCGGAAGCGTCGTCACCGTGCTCGGCCAGGCTGGCCAACATGGCGTCGCTGAGTCCGTCGTCCATTCGACGCGTCCAGGCTGCGAGTTCGTCGCCCGACAATCCGGCAGCCCGATTGAGGGTCATGGTGATTTTTCGATCGATTTCGGGCAGCGACGCATGAACGGTCAGCCGGCCGTCGGCGCGATAATCGAATCGCACTTCGACGTTGGTTCCCTTGGGCGTGCCCTTGGGCAAGTCGGCGACGACGCATTTGCCGATCGGGGTCGCATTGATGCCGCGTTTATCGCCGCCTTCGACGATCTGGATTTTGACGTTGGCTTGATTGTTGACGTGGGTTCGAAACCGCACCATCTTCCGCGCCGGCAACTTGCTGTTGCGTGGGATCATGATCTTGCGTCGCGGTTGGTTCGATTTGGGATCGAGGGCCAAGACGCCCAGATCGTGCGAGTTGACGTTGCTGACGGAGATGCCGGTCTTGTCATTCGCGCCGGCGGACAACATGCCCGCATACAACGCCGCGCCGTGGCTGACCGCTTCGTCGGGCGAAAGCGATCGATCGAGTTCCATTCCGCTGAGCTGCTGCAGTTCGTCGCGGATCATCGGCATCCGCGTCGAGCCGCCGACCAAAATCAATCGTGTCAGATCGGGCCAATCGATGCCGGCGTCGTCGAGCACCAGATGAACGGTCATGATCGTCCGCTCGACCAGATCCACGCAGCGCTCGGAGAATTCCTTTTGCGTGATCTCGGTCCGCAGCCGCCGACCGTCGTTGGCGAACGCCACGGTGACCGATTCGCGTTGCGTCAGCGCGTGCTTGGTTTGGTTGGCCTTGCGCAGCAACTCCTGTTCGGCCTGGGGATCCTGCCGGGGATCGAGTCCGTGTTCGGCGAGGAACGCTTCGGCGATCAGGTCGACCAGTCGGCTGTCCCAATCAATACCGCCGAGGTACACGTCGCCGGCGGTCGCGATCGTATTGAAATTTCCTTTTTCAATCTCCATCACGGTGACGTCAAAGGTGCCGCCGCCGAGGTCGTACACTAACACGGTCTCGCGCCGCTGGTTGGCAACTCCGGCACCCAAAAAACCTTGCTGGACACCATAGGTGATCGCCGCGGCGGTCGGCTCATTGATGATGTCCAGCACCTTCAGTCCGGCCAGTCGCCCCGCATCCTGGGTCGCCTTCCGACAGGGCTCGTTGAAAAATGCCGGCACCGTGATCACCGCTTCACTGATTCGGCCGAGTTTCAATTCCGCATCGGTTTTTAGCTTTCGCAACACCAAGGCTTGAATGACTTCCGCCGGCAGATGTTTGCCGCGAATCGCTTTTTCATAATACTGCTCGCCGACGTTCCGTTTGGCAAACTGGGCCAATCGATCGGGCTCGAGCAGTCCGGCTTCGACGGCTTCGATCCCCACGATCGGGCGTTTTTGATCGAAGAACACGGCGCTGGGCGTGGTCAGGTCGCCCTCGGAATTGCGAATCGTTTCGGGCCGACCCTCACCGTCCAGGAAGGCGACCGCCGAAAAGGTTGTGCCGAGGTCGATTCCGACCGGTGGCTGCGTCTTGCTGTCAGTCATAAAGAAAAACGAGTCCGTCCAACGGAACGAAGTAGAGAGAAAAGATTGTCGTAGGAGAACGCCGAAGGTATCAGATTGTACCCGCCCGGTCTGTCCGACGTGATGCCGTTACGTTCCTGCAGGAGAGGCTTCCCGCGGTTCGCTTCCGGAAAAGGACGCGAAACGCGACCAAGACCAACGAGTTTGCCGATTCAGTGTGATGCGGTTTGCGGATCGGCGTACGACGTCCTTTCCAGGTCGTCGGGGGGAGAGTCCTGCCGCCGACGGCGTACGACGTCCTTTCCAGGTCGTCGAGGGAGAGTGCTGCTGGCGACGGCCCGGAAGGGCCGTCGTACCCAATAGGGAGAGTCCTGGCGGCGACGGCCCGGAAGGGCCGTCGTACCCGAAAAAGCGGCCGCGCGGCGGGTGCGATCGATTCGGTTAGACTGTCGCATCCTGTACACTATTGCCCCCGCGTCGACGTCCATTTCCGCGTTGTGAAGTTTTGCCCGCCCATGCAATGGCCGCAGCTACCCGATTACGGATGTTTCTTGAGATGGCCGGAAAATGGCCAAGGGTTCATCCACCCCGACGACACACCGATCGCGACTCAATTGATCCCCAGCCCGCGGGTGCTCAAGCGAGTTTCGTTCGATGGCGTTTATTACCACTACGTCTATGGCCGGCTGCGGTTTCGATTGCGACCGGCGATGTGGTTGCCGATCCGCATCGAAGCGATTGAAATCGGCGATCAAGTCGAAACGAAAGGCGTGGGGCTCGAGCGCGAGCGTTTCGTGGCGACCGTCTGGGGCATGTACTACGTCCAACGCAAAGGTTGTATCTTGTACCGGCTGCGACGCGGCGAACAACTGGTCCCCAAGCTGTTTTCGGGCGACCAATTGCGGTTGCTGACGAACAAGACGACCGTGCGTCCTCCCACCACCCGGTATCGCGCCCCCAACTGGAATGGGAAAGGCGAAACCGTCCCCGACACCCAACTCGACGAGTAGATCAGCCATGCAACTCGGTTACGTCACCGCGATTCTTCCCGAAGCGGATCTGCAGCAGGTTTTTCAGACCGCCGGGGAGATCGGCTACGACTGCGTGGAAGTGATGTGCTGGCCGCGCGGCAAGGCGACGCGGCGGTACGCAGGCATCACCCACATCGATGTCCACGCACTCGACGACGCGACCGTCGAATCCATCCAGACCCTGCAACAAGACAGCGGGGTCACGATCAGCGGGTTGGGTTACTACCCCAACGCCCTGTCCCCCGATCGCAACGAAGCCGACTTGGCGGTCGAGCATCTTCGGGCGGTGATCCTGGCGGCCCGTCGATTGGGCATCGGCACGATGAACACGTTTATCGGTCGCGATTGGACCAAGAATCTTGACGACAATTGGCCACGTTTTCTGGAGACGTGGAAACCGATCATCGAACTGGCCGAACAACACGACGTGCGAGTCGGGATCGAGAACTGTCCGATGTTTTTCACCAACGATGAGTGGCCGGCGGGCAAAAACCTGGCCCATTCGCCCGCCATCTGGCAGCGGATGTTCGACGACATCCCCAGCGACCATTTCGGGCTCAATTACGATCCCTCGCACCTGGTGTTTCAGCACATCGATTACCTTGCACCGCTGGCCGAATTCGCCGATAAACTCTTTCACGTCCATGCCAAGGACGTCCGCGTCGATCGGGCACGACTGGACCGCGTCGGCGTCCTGGCAAACCCCAACGAGTGGCACTCGCCGAAATTACCGGGGATGGGCGACGTCGATTGGGGACCGTTCTTTGCCGCGTTGACCGACACCGGCTACAACGGTCCGGTTTGCGTGGAAGTCGAGGATCGCGCTTACGCAGGATCCGACGAGGACTGTTTGCGGGCGTTGAAACAGTCATACAACTTTCTTCGCAACTTCGTCGTCTGACGTTCCGCCGACAACGCCTCGATCGCCGTCGGTGATCTCAATCATTCAATCACGCTTTACCACTCTTTCGGATATCAAACAAATGGAATCTTGGCCCATCGGTGTGTTCGCTTCGCTCGACGCCGGACTCGGCGTCAAATGGGACGTCATCAAAGAACTGGGACTGCCCACCATCCAACTGCACGCACCGCAGCCCGCCAAGCGTGACCGGGCGACGGCGGAAGAACTCAAGCAACAGCTGGACCAAATGAACGTGCGTTGCACGGCGGTGTTCGGCGGATTCGACGGCGAAAGCTATGCCGACATCCCCACGGTCGTCAAAACGATCGGCTTGGTGCCGGCAGAAACTCGCGAAAGCCGCTTGGCCGAGATGCGTGACATCGCCGATTTCGCCAACTGGCTCGGCTGTGACGCCGTCGCGCTGCACCTGGGTTTCATTCCCCACGACAGCTCCGATCCGCAATACGCCGAGATCGTCAAGGTCGCCGCGGAACTTTGCCAACACTGCGCCGGCAACGATCAATTCCTGCATTTGGAAACCGGACAAGAGACCGCCGAAGGCTTGCTGGAATTCATCGCCGCGGTCGGCTGCGAGAATCTGAAAATCAATTTCGACCCGGCCAATATGATCCTCTACGGCACCGGCGAACCGATCGAAGCGCTCCGCATGCTCGCCAAACACATCCGCAGCATCCACTGCAAAGACGCCACGTGGAGCGACAAGCCGGGCGAAACCTGGGGCTGCGAAGTGCCGCTGGGAAAAGGCGATGTCGACATGCGCAAGTATCTCGAAACGCTGCACGAAATCGGCTACCAAGGCCCGCTGACGATCGAACGAGAAATCCCCGAGGATCCCGTCCGACAAAAACAAGAAATCGGCGGCGCGATCGATCTGCTCACCCGACTCCGCGACGACATCCTGGGTTAGGCCCCCATCTGCTCTCGCAACGGCGCGATGATTTCGCGGGGGACAAACTTCGCCAACTGCTCATCGTCCCGACTGACGCTGGCGATCTGTTTCAAAAGCGAACTGCTGACGTGCGAGAACCGTTCGTCAGCCATCAGGAACACGGTTTCGACGTCTTCGTCCAATTGCCGGTTGGCCATCATCATCGTGAATTCGCCGGCGATATCTGTCATCGGGCGAATCCCACGCACCATCAGTCGCGACCCGAGCGAACGGACGAAATCGACCGCCAGCCCGTCAAAGAATTCGACGCGGACGTTTTCGATGTCCTTGGTCACCGTCCGCACCAACTCGCGGCGTTGCTCCGGCGAAAACAGGGACCCTTTTTCAGCGTTGATCCCGATCCCAATGACCAACGTTTCAAACAAGCGACTCGCTCGATGGATGATGTGAAGGTGCCCCAGCGTGATCGGGTCAAAGGATCCGGTGTAAACAGCGATCCGCCGCTCGTTGTTTTCATTCATGCGTGATTCGGGGGGGTAGAAAAGGTTTCGATCGCTCGTTTGATTCGATCGCTCGTTTGATCCGACGAGTGGTGCGAAAGCACTATGCCGACGCAACCACGTCGACGAGGCGCTCCAGGTCCGCGCTGTCATTGTAAGCATGAATGCCGGCCCGGATGCCGCCCCCGCGGCAACTGACGACACAGCCCTGCTCCAACGCCCGGTTGCGAACCGCCGCGGGATCTTTCCCAGGCACCCCAAACGTCACAATCCCCGAACGGTGCTGACGCTTGCCGGGCATCTGGGTCGGCAGACCGACCGCGCGCAACCGGTCATCCAGTTCGGTCGCCAAACCGAGCACCCGGTCGCCGATCGCGTTGGGTCCATGTGTCTGGCGAATCGCGTTGAACATCGCCACGCTGGCTCCCAATGCGGCCGCGGCGGACATGTTGGCCGACCCCGGCTCGAACCGTGCCGCCGTTCGCCGCAGATCCAGTTTCGGTTCCGCATAATTGAATGTGTTGCGGACACTGTTCCAACCGACGCTACAGCAACGCAGCCGGTCCAGATGACGCTTGCGAATCACCGCCACGCCAAACCCTTCCGGACCCAGCAACCATTTGTGACCATCGGCGGCCAGAAAATCGACGTCGGTCTTCTGTAGATCCAGATCAAACACCCCCAGCCCCTGGATCGCATCGAGGAACACCAAGACTCCCTCCGCGTGCGCCCGCTGGACGATCGATTCCAGATCGGCGCGAAAACCGCTGGCATACCCGACCCATGACAGAGAGATCATGCGCGTCGAATCATCGACGTGGTCAAACAAGTCATCCGGCTCGACACGTCCATCGCGGCGCGGCACGATCCGCACCTCGACGCCGCGGGAGGCCTGGTTTTGCCAGGGGTACAGATTGCTGGGGAATTCGCCCTCGGGAATCACGACCGAATCGCCGCTCTGCCAGGGAAACCCCTCGGCGACCAGATTGATCCCCGCCGAGGTGTTGGGGACAAAACAGACCTCGTCCGTCTCGGTGTGCAACAGCTCGGCGAACGCTTGACGCAGCGATTCCACCCGCCCCGCCCAAGTGGGCCAAACGGTATCTCCCTGGCGTTCGGCTTCGTCGGCATAGTTCCGCAGCGCTGCGGCGGCGGGCATCGAAAGCGGGCCGACGGCGGCATGGTCCAAATAGGCCCAATTTTCCGTGATCGGCATTTTTTTTCGCCACCAGCCCCATGGGTCGGAACGGAGTTGTGGGTCAGAAATCGGCTGAGAGGACGTGTTTGGCATGATTTTGGATCGTCGAATCGCCCTTCTAAACGGAATTTACCGAAAAATTGTCCCAATCCGGGGCCAGAGTGGCTCTCGGTAAACTAGCGATATCACGTAGGCTTGGGAAACATGTACTCGGGCAACTATACTGCGGCCCTTTCCCGGCCGCGATACGAGCGTTCCGTCTGGCCCTTCCCTCATTTCACATTCGTTCCGAGGTTCAATTGATGCCCAAGGCACTCTGTCTTTTTAGCCTTGTCGCGTCGATCTTGGTCGTCAGCCTGTTCATTTTAGACGCCGTTGCCTTACTGTCTGGCCAAACCAGCTTGGCGATTTTGGGTGGTGCGAGTCTGATGATGGACCTCACCTTTGCGATCTTGGGCGGCGTTCTGATCTACTTGAGCTGGTCGACGTATCGCGAACAGCGATAGCGTTTCGATTCGATCTTGCGTCGGCCGCCGACCCGGTGGGATGCTTGCACGATCGCTGAGGATCCCCCTGGTGCTCTTTCAACGCGTCGTTTTCGCGTCGCGGAAAATCGTCAAGGGATTCGGCCGGTATGGTCAGCGTGGCAGGCAAAACGTTTCCATCTCTGTGAGTCCGATCCGCCGTGACGCAAATCGATCGTTACATTCTGGGGCTGTTCTTCCGGACGTTTCTGGTCTGTTTCGCCTCGCTGTCTGGAATCTTTGTCGTTTTCCATGCTTTCCAGAACATGAACGACTTGGCGGAACTGGCCGAATCACGCGGCGTCGGGATCTCCCGCGTCATGTGGTATTACTACGGCCCCTACATGCTGCTGCTGTTCGACTGGACGGGTGCGATCATCGCCTTGATGTCGCTGTTGTTCGTGGTCGGATGGCTGCGCCGAACCGGCGAATTGACCGCGACGCTGGCCGCCGGCGTGTCGCACGGACGGATTTTCCGCGCGATGGTTTGCGCCGCCCTGGCCATCGTGTTGGTTCAACTGGCCAGCCGCGAACTGCTGTTGCCCACGATGCGCGATGCGTTGTCGATGAAAAGCAAAGATCTCTCCGGCGACGCCCCCCAGCCGATCTTGCCCAGCTATGACAAGATCAGCGGGATCTTGCTCGAAGGTCACTCGATCCGCCCGCGCAGCAAAGAAATCCATCAGCCCAATTTTCGCCTCGATGTCGAATACGCGGGCTTTGGTGAAGCCATCGTCTCGGCCTCGGCGCGCTGGTTGCCGGCCGACGAAAACCACGATGAAGGCTACTTGATGCAAGACGTCTTCAACCCACCGGCGATCGACTCCATCGCTTCGGCGCGACGTGACGGGCGTCTGGTTCTGATGACGGCCCACGACCAACCCTGGCTCGCGCCGGGGCAATGCTTTGTGGTCACACCGGTCAATGCAGAAATCCTGCAGACCGATCAGTCCTCCACCCGGCTGTGCAGCAGCCTGCAGCTGCTGGAACGCCTGCGCAATCCTGCGGTTCACAACTCGATGGCGACGCGTGTGCTGTTGCACGAGCGGATCATGAGGGTGCCACTGGACTTTTCGCTGTTCCTGCTCGGGTTGCCATTGGTGGTCAATCGTCGCGGCCGCAACCTGTTCATGATGATCGGCGCGGCCATCGGCACGGTGATGCTGTTTTTCGCGCTCAAGACCGCCGGCAGCGCGATGGGCGGCGGGGGCTACCTGCTCTCACCCGCGGTCGCCGCGTGGATGCCCTTTCTGGTGCTCGGACCGATCGCCTATGTCAGACTTCGCGAAGTTGAAACGGTATGACGCCGCAACAGGTTTCGGTCATCATCCCGGCGCTCAATGAAGCCGCACGGATCGAAGCGGCAATCGAATCGGCCTGGAACAACGATGCGGGCGAAGTCATCGTTTGCGACGGCGGCAGCAGCGATTCAACCCCCCAGCTTTCGCGGGCCCGACGGGCGACCGTCGTCACCGCCGCACGCGGCCGAGGCAACCAACTCGGTGCCGGGGCCCAAGCCGCCACGGGATGCGTGCTGCTGTTCCTGCACGCCGACAATCGATTGAGCGACGGCTGTTTGTATGCGATGTGCCAGCGCATTGATGCGTCCGCCCAACCACAACAGTGTTGGGGGGGATTCAAGCAGCGAATTGAGGAGCCCAGAGTCCTGTTCAGGTTGCTGGAGTGGGGCAATGCCATCCGCATCCGATGGCGCGGCGTACCATTTGGAGATCAAGCGGTGTTTGTCACCCGAACGCTGTATGACCGCGTGGGAGGATTCCCGTCCGTTGCGTTGATGGAAGACGTTCTGCTGTCGCGCGCACTGCGCAGACATTCTTGGCCGATGCTGGTCGATGCCCTCGTTCACATCGACGCGCGGCGCTGGACAAAACGCGGCGTTTTGAGACAGACCGCTCGAAACTGGGGCATTCAACTCGCTCATTGCTTGGGGGTGTCCGAGAGCCATCTTGAAAAATGGTATCGATGATTCGCGGCGTTTTTGGTCTTTCCAGCTCGAATTCTCGTTCGAATCCGACGCGGGACCTTGCGGCCGGCTGCACTGAATTTAGAATCGATTGTCCGTCTGAGGGCGCGCGATTGACGCAGTGAGTGTTTGATCGGGACAAACACGCAATCACGTTTTGCCGCTCGGATGACCCCTCGAGGTTATCGTTTTGCTTACTGAAGCCACCGTTGAAGAGATGTTCCGCAAGTTGATTAGCGACCCCCAACGTGGGGAAAACGTTTTTGATGAAGCAGAAGATCTCCTGGACGAAGAACTCCGGCCGGAGAGCCCGTTGCGGCACCGATTGAGCCAGGAGTTAGAGGAATTGCGAGAGTTGGCCGAGAAAGCTTGATCACCTCTCCGAAAAATCGCGGCCACCGATGCCGCATCAAACAAAGAAAGCCGCGACGGAATGATTCCGCCGCGGCTTTCATTTTGTAAGACCGATGGCTGAGCCCGCCTAGCGGTTCAGCGTGATCCCGAAGGTGCCGCCGACCATCAAGTAGTCTTGGTCGTTGTCACCGCCTCGCAGGATCGAATTGTCGATGTCACCGCCCCGCCACAGACCGCGGGCAACATCGATCAGCTGGAACCCGGCTCGCACCGTGATCGCACGGGACAGTTGGTAGCCCAGTTCGCCGCGGACATCGAACCCGAGGAAGAACTCTTCGTTGCGGGTGTAGTCGCGGTCGGTTTCCTCATACAGGATCCGAGAGATTTCGTCGCCTTCTTCGATCGTGTCGGTGCCGTCGTACACGACCGCTTCGGTGTGTCGGTTGTTGTAGCTGCTTTGGAAGTTCGCCCCCGAGAAGACTTTGAAGTCGGTCGCGAAGGTGAATCGATCAAAGAACTTGAAGTATCGGAATCCGATCTGTCCGGTGATCGCTTCGTTCTCGGTGAATGCCTGATCGGTCGTCATCAACTCCGACGCGGCACCGTAGGTGGTGACCAAGTTCGGACGTCCGGCGAGCCCGTCTGCGATCTGATCCGGATCGTTCGAACTGATGAAGTTCTGACGGACGTTGGTGTCTTCGATTCGGAACCAACGGAATCCGACCATCGGCTCCAGCATCCCACCGTAATGATAGGGTTCCAACCGCCACGTCTTGCTCAGTTCGTAGCTGTCGAAATCGATCACGTTTTCGCTTCGCTTCTCATCGACGAATCGATAATTGAATCCGCGATTGTTGCTGATCCCGGGAATCGCTTCGAATCCGAACGGGGGTGCCGCGTTGGTCGCTTCGCCGTCGAGCTCGTCTTCGTTGAAGCGATTGCCGCGTTCCTTGCGGACGCTGAAGAACTGACCGACGTCGTTGTCGACCCAGCTGAATAACCAGCCCTTGTCGGCATCGGGCAACATGAACCCGACCTCGTAACGGTGGCCCCAGCCACTGTCCAGTCCGGACTCAAGTCCCTGGGCATTGTTTTCCAGTTCAGGCCGCGAACCGTACAGGTTCAAGCGGTCGTAGGTGGCGAACCAACCCGTATTGGCTCGCTTCTTTGGCTTCATGTCCGCCAAGTCCATGTCGTAGATCGGCTCGAACCAACGGAAGTCGGGATCGAACTGAAGCGGATCCGCCACGGGGACGTGCTCCTGAGCCTGGGCCGAAGCCATACCACAGAGCAGTACAAGGGATCCAAAAATTCTAGCCGTCAGCTTCCGTACCGACATCGCTGTTCCACCGTCTATTAGAAGTCGTCCGTAGTGGCCGCCGGAACCTGCCTGCAGATTCCATCCGCGGCCCGCGTTGGGGTGCATTGACCGATTTTCTTTTGTCTCTTGACACAAAGATTCGGTCGTGACGGTCTTATCGGACAGGTGGAACGCCAGGGCTTAGTCCGATTATCGCGAGAAGTCGCAAAAGTCCGAGAATCTTGAATACCGGTACACCTTCACAGGCTCACTTTTTCCCCATCGCTCGTTTGCTAGCGAAAAAATCGGTCAAGATTTGACCGCAGCGCTCCGCCTGGACACCGGCGATGACTTCGGCCTGATGATTCAGCCGATCGTCGCTGAGCAGCTGAAACAGGCTGGTCACCGCGCCGGCCTTGCCGTCGCTGGCACCAAAGACCACCCGGGGGACCCGGGCCTGGAGGATCGCCCCGGCACACATCGGGCACGGTTCCAGGGTCACGTACAGTGTCGTGTTCTCCAACCGCCAATCGCCGATCGCCGCGGCCGCTTGCGTGATCGCAATCATCTCCGCATGCGCCGTGGGATCCTTCAGCATTTGCCGCTGGTTGGACGCCGCACCGATGATCTGGTGGTCACGGATGACGATCGCCCCGACCGGCACCTCGTCGAGTTCGACGGCCTGATAGGCCAGCTCAAGGGCGCGGCCCATGAAGTGCTCGTCGACCTGCTGTTGTGGAATCACCGGCGAACCTACTTTGCCACTGCGATTTCAGAAGCGTGCAGCCGCCGCAATTGGACGTTGCGGATTTGCGAATCACATTCAAAGTTGGCAATCCCCATCGGCGTGCAGGGATCCATCTCAAAACGGATGTCAAACTCGTGGTCCGCGCGCGGGTGGCTGAACAATTCCTTGCCGTCGACCCAGACCGTGATTTTGGTCGTCTCCACACGCAGCCGGGCGCTGTACCACTTTTTGTCGTCATAACTCATGAACATCGTCGTCTCGTTGTCGCTGGCGTCGCGGCCGTCGATGCTGCTGATCCCGGTGATCCCGCCCCCCCATCCGCCCATCACCAGGCTGATGTATTGGTCGGCCACCGGAACGGTGAAGGCGCACAGAAAGTCATAGCCCGAATTGCGTCGACATTCCCAGCGAACTTCATAGTTGTCGCGCGGCAGCGGCTGGGCGCTGTCGGATGCCGGCTCGTTCGCTCCGGTCTTGGCCGCATCACCCTCAAACGGCCCCGTCCAAACCACGCCGGTCAACGGGTCGCCGTGTTCCAACTTGATCACATCGTCTTTGATGATCACGTCGCCTTCCCCTCCGAACTGACAGGCTTTCCAGTGGCCGGTCAGCGAGATCCAGGGCGTCTTTTCGGATTTGTCCGCCGAGTTTTCGGCCGCCGTCGGGTTTTGTGCGGCAGAGTCTTTTGCGGAGGAGTTTTCGGAGACCTCGCCGCCGACAGCCTGGTCAGATTCCTGACCCGCCGTTTCGGCTTGCGCGGCTGGGGCATGCTCTGCTGGAGCTTGCTCTGCTGGGGCATGCTCTGCTGGAGCTTGCTGAGCTGTGGCTTGCCGGGCAGGCGTCACGGTTGCTACAACCGCCGCAGCGACCAGGGCGGCAAACAGCATCCGGCTGCGGGTGGTGGTTCGATGGAGACGCTGCACGTTGGTGTCCTCTTGCCTAAAGATCAATAAGCTTCACGATTCAGTTTCTGTTCGATCAGACGACATCCGGCCCCACCTCGGCGGGCCGACAAACCGACCAATCCAATGCGTCCAATCACCGGCATCACCATACTCGGCTTTCGCCTTGGCGTCATCGCTCTGGCCCTCTATTGGATCGCACTTTTTCTGGGAACACACTGGCCGGCGGGGATCGATGTCGGCCCCCAATTGAACGACAAGGTGAAACACTTCTCCGGCTACTTCGGCCTGGCGATCCTGTGCTGCTACGTCACCCAGTCTCCCGGCAACGACCGCCGCCGGTCGGCGCGGCGTTTTCTGGGCGTGATCATCGTGTTGACCGTCTACGCCAGCCTCGACGAACTGACGCAAGCGTTCTCGCCGGGCCGGCACCCCGACGTTCTCGATGCGCTGGCCGATGTGCTGGGAATCCTGACCGCCGTCGGCCTTTACAATGCCGCCCGTCAAATCGTCCGTCGATTTTCGTCGCCGCCGGTGTCCACCGAAGCCACCGAGTCGTGAAGCTGCGAGTCGTGAGCCGCAGAACAACGACAGGGCTGCAGTGACGCGACGTTACAGAGGGTACAAACCGGCAGCTCGGCGATCGGCATCCCGGCGGACATCGATTTCAAACCGTCCGCCTCTTGCTCCAGTGCCTCTTGCTCCAGTGCCTCTTGCTCCAGTGTCTCTTGCTCGGCGCATTTGAATTTCAACTTGGCGATGCGTTGACGCAACAAACGGGAATGCTTCTCCATCTCGGCCAGCTGCTTTTCCAACTTTTCAATTCGCCGTTCATCACTGACACGCAGGATGCGTTCGGTCAAGTCGAACAGGATCAACACCCGCAACGCCTTGATCGCCGTGCCCCGCAAACGATACGCGCGAGCCAGATTCGACAGCTGTTGAATCCGCATCAAATCGGCCAGACGAGTCGCCTTGGCCAAACTCAAGGTTCGCAAGAACGAGACCAGCGGCAGCAGGATGATCGCCAAATCGATCCAGTGCTCTTTGCAATACTCCAACTTCTTTTCGGCGATCGACACCATCAAAATGAATTCGGCGGCGAACGCGAACCAGATCACCCCCGTCCCGCCGTGCAGCAGAATCCGCAGCCAACGGTAGGCGGCGACCTGATCCTTGAGGAAGAATTCGATGA
Encoded here:
- a CDS encoding VanZ family protein, translated to MRPITGITILGFRLGVIALALYWIALFLGTHWPAGIDVGPQLNDKVKHFSGYFGLAILCCYVTQSPGNDRRRSARRFLGVIIVLTVYASLDELTQAFSPGRHPDVLDALADVLGILTAVGLYNAARQIVRRFSSPPVSTEATES
- a CDS encoding TIGR04283 family arsenosugar biosynthesis glycosyltransferase, which codes for MTPQQVSVIIPALNEAARIEAAIESAWNNDAGEVIVCDGGSSDSTPQLSRARRATVVTAARGRGNQLGAGAQAATGCVLLFLHADNRLSDGCLYAMCQRIDASAQPQQCWGGFKQRIEEPRVLFRLLEWGNAIRIRWRGVPFGDQAVFVTRTLYDRVGGFPSVALMEDVLLSRALRRHSWPMLVDALVHIDARRWTKRGVLRQTARNWGIQLAHCLGVSESHLEKWYR
- a CDS encoding potassium channel protein, whose translation is MKKRFDTKVWLRWFAGRNEVLMFSLAMIYLVCLAVLVVIWVDLPGLQERAEQVIDAESLEAADMAVVTPYGLEGAVLLVMLGIWCVVVGEAIVHWVTRPWNRQHLRHHLHSALFCICPALRMCARSPEMHGRIWLPGLGWRRGGRRLQRQLERHFSVPMMVIALLIMPILIIEFFLKDQVAAYRWLRILLHGGTGVIWFAFAAEFILMVSIAEKKLEYCKEHWIDLAIILLPLVSFLRTLSLAKATRLADLMRIQQLSNLARAYRLRGTAIKALRVLILFDLTERILRVSDERRIEKLEKQLAEMEKHSRLLRQRIAKLKFKCAEQETLEQEALEQEALEQEADGLKSMSAGMPIAELPVCTLCNVASLQPCRCSAAHDSQLHDSVASVDTGGDENRRTI
- a CDS encoding family 16 glycoside hydrolase, whose translation is MQRLHRTTTRSRMLFAALVAAAVVATVTPARQATAQQAPAEHAPAEQAPAEHAPAAQAETAGQESDQAVGGEVSENSSAKDSAAQNPTAAENSADKSEKTPWISLTGHWKACQFGGEGDVIIKDDVIKLEHGDPLTGVVWTGPFEGDAAKTGANEPASDSAQPLPRDNYEVRWECRRNSGYDFLCAFTVPVADQYISLVMGGWGGGITGISSIDGRDASDNETTMFMSYDDKKWYSARLRVETTKITVWVDGKELFSHPRADHEFDIRFEMDPCTPMGIANFECDSQIRNVQLRRLHASEIAVAK
- the tadA gene encoding tRNA adenosine(34) deaminase TadA codes for the protein MIPQQQVDEHFMGRALELAYQAVELDEVPVGAIVIRDHQIIGAASNQRQMLKDPTAHAEMIAITQAAAAIGDWRLENTTLYVTLEPCPMCAGAILQARVPRVVFGASDGKAGAVTSLFQLLSDDRLNHQAEVIAGVQAERCGQILTDFFASKRAMGKK